CAGTCGGCAATTGGCGCTAGGGCACCATTATGGGTAACAATAATAATAGTCACACCCTTGTCTCGTGACATGTCCTGGAGGATCTTTAAGACTTGCTTACCAGTCTTATAGTCCAAGGCTCCTGTAGGTTCGTCACAAAGTAAGAGCTTAGGATTAGTGGCTAGGGCCCGGGCAATGGATACCCTTTGCTGTTCCCCACCCGATAATTGAGAGGGGAAGTTACCCATCCGATCAGCTAAACCGACATCCTTAAGCAGGGATTCGGCACTTAAAGGGTTGGTGGTAATTTCTGCCGCCAATTCGACATTTTCCTTGGCGGTTAAGTTAGGGACTAGGTTATAGAATTGAAACACAAAACCCACATCTTCTCGTCGGTAAGTAGCGAGTTCTTGCCGAGAAAACTGACTGATATCCTTACCATCAATAATAACTTGACCAGAATCATTATGGTCCATCCCGCCCAAAATATTTAATAGGGTCGATTTTCCTGCCCCTGAGGCACCAACAATAATGACTAAGTCTCCCTTTTTCACTTCAAATGAAACATCCTTGTTGGCGTAAATTTGGTTTTGGCCAGAGGAATAGACTTTTGTATTGTTATTAACTTCAATGTATGACATGCTTTAACTCCTTTTTCTTATTTGAACAACATGTTGATCTATTTATAAAGGGAGTATAAAATGAAAGCAAGCCAGTGACAATAAACAATATGCAACACTCTGTTCAATTAAGGAGAATATCGCCATTGAGAGACAAACTAATTCCCAAAAGAAAATTAAAGCCGCTTTTATCCAGCTGACTCGGGAAAAGGGCTTTGACAGTTTAACCGTTACCGACATAGCCCGCCAAGCCCGCATTAACCGGGGAACTTTTTATCGTCACTATGTGGATAAATATGATTTACTAGAACAACTGAAGGCGGATATTTATAAAGAACTCCAGAAAATCTTCCTTAACGACATGTATCAGGAAGAAGCACATGCAGATTTAATCCCCTATCAAACCATTCTGAAGGCCATTACTTACCTCCAGGAAAATTTCCTCTTAATTGCTACCTTGGCCAGTTCCAATGGTGATCCCAACTTTATGGTGGACGTTAAGTCCATTATTAAAGAACTGATCACCAGTCGTATACAAAAAGAAAACGACTTCCACCTATCTACCCAAGACCTGCCTATGGAATACGCCATAGAAGTTCTTATTTCCTCCGTTACCAGCGTCATCAACCTCTGGATCCAACGCGGCGGCCAGGAGAGTCCTGAAGAAGTGGCCAATATTATTTTTAAAGCCAAATCTTTGGCGCCAAAGGATCTATTAATCTAGACAACAAAAAACACCTTTGCGACTCACTTTCTATTAGTCGACAAAGGTGTTTTCATGTTATGGTATCTTGATGCGCTTGACGCACTCTATAGTCGAGTTCGCTAAAGGTCGACGAATTCTCTTTGAGAATTCTTTCGTCCTTTAACTCCAGTTGCTATAGCTGTTCGAAGCGTCAGCAAGTTACAGATATAGTATGCGTAGCGTTTCACTTTTTGGTCGTCAGCTCACATCTATTGTCGAGTTCGGCCGCCAGTCTTGAGGTCGCTTCAGAAAATCCCAACGCACAGTTTCCTGTGCTTACGGTATTTTCCTCCACCGATTCAAGCCTCTATTGGCGCCCTCACATCCTTATCTTTTCGTGAAGGCGTCCCAGTCTTTTTTAAAGCCTTCGATTCCCTTATCGGTGAGTGGGTGGCTCCAGAGTTTAGGGAAGATGGTGCCTGGGATGGTGGCTACGTGGGCGCCGGCTAGGGCTGCGCCTTCGAAGTGGCCGATGTGGCGGATGGATGCAGCGATGATTTGTGAGTCTAGGCCATAGATGTCTAAGACTTCACGTAATTCAGCGATTAAGCGGAGGCCGTCTTCGCCCATGTCATCGATCCGGCCAATGAATGGAGAAATGTAGGTGGCTCCGGCTTTGGCAGCTAAGAGACCTTGAGAAACCGAGAAGATGAGGGTCACGTTAGTCTTAATGCCTTCTTGAGACAGGGTATGAGTTGCTTTTAAGCCCTCTTCAGTCATTGGAATTTTAACGACGACATTGTCTGCCCATGCAGCTAATTCGCGGGCTTCTTTGACCATGCCTTCGTAGTCATAGCTGGTCACTTCCGCTGAAACTGGTCCGTCGACGGTTGAAGCGATATCTTTAATCACTTCTTCAAAGTCACGGCCTTCTTTATTAATTAAGGAAGGGTTAGTGGTTACCCCGTCACATAAACCGAGGTCATTAATACGCTTAATTTCATCAATATTTGCAGTGTCTAAGAAAAATTTCATGATAGCCTCCTTGAAAACTAATCGCAGTGATTTTATCTATTTAAATCCTAAGTAACAACGCTAATCCATTCATTTTCTTCTTTTCCAATATTGACTAATGATTAAAAGGCGTTTTTGTAGGTTTTTACGACATTGTCCAGGTTAAAGCCTAAAGCTTCCATGACTTGGCCGCCCTTACCTGATTGGCCATAGCGGTCTAAGCCAAGCACGACGCCTTGGTCGCCGACATAGCGTTCCCAACCAAATGTAGCAGCCATTTCGATGGCCATCCGGTTTTTGACTTCACTTGGGAGAACACTTTCCTTATAAGCTTGGTCTTCTTGGTCGAAGAGCTCTTGACAAGGCATGGAAACCACACGGACGTCGATACCGTCCTTAGCCAGTTCGGCCTGAGCTTCCAGGGCTAAGTTCACTTCTGAACCGGTGGCAATCAAGATACCGTCTGGGGTATCCCCTTGGGCATCGGATAAGACATAGGCGCCTCGAGCGACCCCTTCCATAGCTTTATCAGCGGTGCCTTTGAGCACAGGGAGGTTTTGCCGGG
This genomic stretch from Aerococcus mictus harbors:
- a CDS encoding ABC transporter ATP-binding protein, translating into MSYIEVNNNTKVYSSGQNQIYANKDVSFEVKKGDLVIIVGASGAGKSTLLNILGGMDHNDSGQVIIDGKDISQFSRQELATYRREDVGFVFQFYNLVPNLTAKENVELAAEITTNPLSAESLLKDVGLADRMGNFPSQLSGGEQQRVSIARALATNPKLLLCDEPTGALDYKTGKQVLKILQDMSRDKGVTIIIVTHNGALAPIADCVIYMRDATIANIERHDQPEDIENIEW
- a CDS encoding TetR/AcrR family transcriptional regulator, with the translated sequence MTREKGFDSLTVTDIARQARINRGTFYRHYVDKYDLLEQLKADIYKELQKIFLNDMYQEEAHADLIPYQTILKAITYLQENFLLIATLASSNGDPNFMVDVKSIIKELITSRIQKENDFHLSTQDLPMEYAIEVLISSVTSVINLWIQRGGQESPEEVANIIFKAKSLAPKDLLI
- the fsa gene encoding fructose-6-phosphate aldolase, translating into MKFFLDTANIDEIKRINDLGLCDGVTTNPSLINKEGRDFEEVIKDIASTVDGPVSAEVTSYDYEGMVKEARELAAWADNVVVKIPMTEEGLKATHTLSQEGIKTNVTLIFSVSQGLLAAKAGATYISPFIGRIDDMGEDGLRLIAELREVLDIYGLDSQIIAASIRHIGHFEGAALAGAHVATIPGTIFPKLWSHPLTDKGIEGFKKDWDAFTKR